The Halalkalibacter krulwichiae genome has a segment encoding these proteins:
- a CDS encoding DUF1835 domain-containing protein — translation MINELKKKIEHLHEEEAKELLFHLLLKMNMLESTSSFQEVQLTELKTFYQDLLEKQGSSIVESQYQKAHIVFGDSASGCLKSVLEQLGKEKEEVITFSDQFSIGPLWNLEEEVGKVNRYEWLKDHINYHEKYIDSYLKRFDKTIEKVKRIPNNNPILIWYGDNAHEQTGLRFVLYLLKGRQNEVVVLNTSKLYPVDSNIAYRPLYTGEISPEKVQMIYEHSNRLRFLEKMERQQFEEEWEELATAHDVLRIWKGNEVLSVSEDFYDDYIVQKARNLHYEQVNKSFIKAARVIGEVIGHVNQYIGDEYIEYRLRSLIMNGVFEIKGVPKALRYYSVKIR, via the coding sequence ATGATAAATGAATTAAAGAAAAAAATTGAGCATTTACATGAAGAGGAAGCAAAAGAGCTTTTGTTTCATCTCCTTCTTAAAATGAACATGTTAGAGTCAACATCTAGCTTTCAAGAGGTACAGCTCACAGAGCTTAAAACTTTCTATCAAGATCTATTAGAAAAACAGGGCTCTTCGATCGTTGAGTCCCAATACCAAAAAGCGCATATTGTTTTCGGCGATTCTGCATCTGGATGCTTAAAAAGTGTATTAGAGCAATTAGGAAAAGAAAAAGAAGAGGTTATAACTTTTTCTGATCAGTTCTCGATTGGACCTTTGTGGAACCTAGAAGAAGAGGTAGGGAAAGTTAATCGTTATGAGTGGTTGAAGGATCATATTAATTATCATGAAAAATACATTGACTCTTATTTGAAGCGTTTTGATAAGACAATAGAGAAAGTGAAACGTATTCCTAACAATAATCCGATCTTGATCTGGTATGGTGACAACGCTCATGAGCAAACGGGTTTACGGTTTGTTCTATATTTATTAAAAGGAAGACAAAATGAAGTGGTGGTTCTAAATACATCGAAACTTTATCCTGTCGATTCAAATATCGCTTACCGCCCTTTGTATACTGGAGAGATAAGTCCCGAGAAGGTTCAAATGATTTATGAACATTCAAATAGGCTCCGATTTTTAGAAAAGATGGAGCGTCAACAATTTGAGGAGGAATGGGAAGAATTAGCAACTGCACATGATGTTCTACGAATTTGGAAAGGGAATGAAGTCTTAAGTGTAAGTGAGGATTTCTATGATGATTATATCGTTCAGAAAGCTCGAAACTTACATTATGAACAAGTGAATAAGTCGTTTATAAAAGCGGCACGAGTAATAGGAGAAGTGATAGGACATGTCAACCAATATATTGGTGATGAATATATTGAGTATCGACTTAGATCGTTAATTATGAACGGAGTGTTTGAGATAAAGGGTGTTCCTAAAGCATTGAGGTATTATAGTGTGAAAATTCGATAG
- a CDS encoding DMT family transporter: MIRSYLLLTITIIIFSGNILVGKLLSEVPPVTMTFFRCLIALIILFPVGFRELKNNQTLWLKEWKALLSLSVSGIIVFNVFLYASLQFTSSTNVAVIETSTPVFALLLGMIFLKERLTKIQVSGITLSLVGALWVISKGDWQVIQHFQFNIGDILVLIAVFAWAIYSLLIKQHSYIPLYGSLVVMLFLSLVILLPFALYEWKAGIPNLLQPQLLAGLLYLGIFPSVIALIFWNIGVATIGPSRASIFLNLLPFFTVIGAVFFLDEPLSLNQLFGGLVILFGVYLTTKERKKLEETSISASG, encoded by the coding sequence ATGATACGTTCTTACCTATTATTAACAATTACAATCATCATATTTTCAGGGAATATATTAGTTGGAAAACTACTAAGCGAAGTTCCTCCCGTTACAATGACATTTTTTCGTTGTTTGATTGCTTTGATCATTTTATTTCCTGTCGGTTTTCGAGAACTAAAAAACAATCAAACACTTTGGTTGAAAGAGTGGAAGGCTCTCCTTTCCTTATCAGTAAGTGGGATCATTGTCTTTAATGTGTTTTTGTACGCTTCGCTTCAATTCACTTCGTCTACAAATGTAGCAGTCATTGAAACAAGTACTCCTGTTTTTGCTCTGTTACTTGGAATGATCTTTTTAAAGGAACGGTTAACGAAAATACAAGTTAGTGGGATCACCCTGTCATTAGTAGGGGCATTATGGGTTATTTCAAAAGGCGATTGGCAAGTCATTCAACATTTTCAATTTAATATTGGAGACATTCTCGTATTAATCGCTGTGTTCGCATGGGCTATTTACTCGTTATTAATTAAACAACATAGTTATATTCCTCTCTATGGAAGTTTGGTTGTTATGTTGTTTTTATCTTTAGTCATTTTGCTTCCATTCGCCCTATACGAATGGAAAGCCGGCATTCCAAATTTATTACAACCGCAATTACTAGCTGGACTTCTTTATTTAGGAATTTTCCCTTCTGTCATTGCACTAATTTTCTGGAATATTGGCGTAGCAACTATTGGACCTTCTCGGGCATCTATTTTTCTAAACCTTCTTCCATTTTTCACGGTCATTGGCGCAGTCTTCTTCCTTGATGAACCACTTTCCTTAAATCAGTTGTTTGGAGGCTTGGTGATTCTTTTTGGTGTTTACCTAACTACTAAGGAGAGAAAAAAGCTGGAAGAGACGTCGATTTCAGCTAGTGGATAG
- a CDS encoding DHA2 family efflux MFS transporter permease subunit, with translation MDSTTNYNKTTIVALLLAGSFIAILNQTLMITAIPPIMAEMNVTANSAQWLTTVFMLVNGIMIPISAFLLNRYTTRQLFIAAMSIFAFGTLVAGVAPNFEVLLLGRVIQSTGAGVMLPLMTTVFLMIFPINKRGAAMGLIGLVISFAPAVGPALSGWVTGNYSWRLLFFIILPIALIDILIAVFALKNVTEVTKPKVDVLSIVFSSLGFGGLLYGFTSAGNHGWSDMITLITIGVGVLSLFLFVTRQLKLEQPMLEFRVFKYSIFPFAVVIGMISFMGLIGVETLIPLFMQNMREFTAFEAGLALLPGALITGLLSPIIGRVFDKVGAKWLVLVGLTILTLSSFSFTNLGLETSFAYITIMYSIRMFGLALVMMPIQTAALNQLPKKLIPHGAALDNTMRMTAASVGTAILVTIMTTSATSAQQQPAIAHPDIYGANIAFIVLAVLTLGTLILSFFIKYDKPATEEVTVISQAKASNDY, from the coding sequence ATGGACTCAACAACGAATTATAATAAAACAACAATTGTTGCTTTATTACTTGCAGGATCCTTTATTGCAATCTTAAATCAAACATTAATGATTACGGCCATTCCACCGATTATGGCTGAAATGAATGTCACGGCGAATAGTGCGCAATGGTTAACGACGGTATTCATGCTCGTGAATGGTATTATGATTCCAATTAGTGCATTTCTGTTAAATCGCTATACGACAAGACAATTATTTATCGCAGCAATGAGTATTTTTGCATTTGGAACTTTAGTTGCAGGGGTAGCTCCTAATTTTGAAGTGCTTCTACTCGGTAGGGTTATACAATCAACAGGAGCTGGTGTGATGCTGCCACTTATGACAACTGTGTTTTTGATGATTTTTCCGATCAATAAGCGCGGTGCAGCAATGGGATTGATTGGTCTTGTTATTTCTTTTGCACCAGCAGTCGGACCTGCTTTGTCTGGGTGGGTTACAGGCAATTATTCTTGGAGACTGTTATTCTTCATCATTTTACCAATCGCTTTAATCGATATTTTAATAGCAGTTTTTGCTTTGAAAAATGTTACAGAGGTTACGAAACCAAAAGTAGACGTACTTTCAATAGTATTCTCTTCTTTGGGATTTGGTGGACTTCTTTATGGTTTTACGAGTGCTGGCAACCACGGTTGGTCTGACATGATTACGTTGATCACCATTGGAGTCGGTGTATTATCACTATTTCTATTCGTCACAAGGCAATTAAAGCTTGAACAGCCAATGCTAGAATTTCGTGTGTTTAAGTATTCGATTTTCCCATTTGCAGTCGTAATAGGGATGATTTCATTTATGGGGTTAATTGGCGTAGAGACACTCATTCCGTTATTTATGCAAAACATGCGAGAGTTTACCGCTTTTGAAGCTGGTTTAGCGCTATTGCCTGGTGCACTCATCACAGGTTTGCTTTCTCCAATAATTGGAAGGGTTTTTGATAAAGTTGGTGCTAAGTGGCTTGTTTTGGTTGGTTTGACGATTTTAACATTGTCTTCTTTCTCGTTTACAAATTTAGGACTTGAGACGTCTTTTGCCTATATTACAATAATGTATTCAATCCGAATGTTCGGTTTGGCACTTGTTATGATGCCGATTCAAACTGCCGCATTAAATCAATTGCCTAAGAAATTAATACCTCATGGTGCTGCATTGGATAATACAATGAGAATGACAGCTGCATCTGTAGGTACAGCAATATTAGTAACGATTATGACGACTAGTGCCACTTCTGCACAGCAGCAACCTGCGATCGCACATCCTGATATATATGGAGCGAACATTGCTTTTATTGTCCTGGCTGTACTAACATTAGGTACGCTTATCCTTTCTTTCTTTATTAAATATGATAAGCCAGCAACAGAAGAAGTAACGGTTATTAGTCAGGCAAAAGCAAGTAATGATTATTAA
- a CDS encoding DUF4181 domain-containing protein, whose protein sequence is MGYILIVSIFVLAVSTHLWVRGKLQTAKRGWYKHQHKVFHAIFYALLSLFLITSLLLEVIGFLLAFSLLGAFTNLLFGFEKWKYEKQKKQYVHYLLDSFFWLLISITIYLFI, encoded by the coding sequence ATGGGTTACATCTTGATTGTAAGTATATTCGTCCTTGCCGTTAGTACCCATCTGTGGGTAAGAGGAAAGCTACAAACAGCAAAAAGAGGATGGTATAAGCACCAACATAAGGTGTTCCATGCGATATTTTATGCCCTTCTAAGCTTATTTTTAATTACGAGTCTTCTGCTTGAAGTAATTGGTTTCCTATTGGCCTTTTCCCTTTTAGGTGCTTTTACCAATTTGCTTTTTGGTTTCGAAAAATGGAAGTATGAAAAACAAAAAAAGCAATATGTGCATTATTTATTAGACTCTTTCTTTTGGTTACTAATTAGTATAACAATTTATCTATTTATCTAA
- a CDS encoding GNAT family N-acetyltransferase has translation MFIHKIDDELSLKLIDIRDSERIFHLTEQSRAYLRQWLPWLDQTTELEHTKGFIKGCVTAFAEEKSMNTVILYNDEAVGIAGYNVLDWNNKVGHIGYWLAKDFQGNGIMTRVAKALTDYAFDELRLNKVEIRAAVNNQRSRSIPERLGYVKEGEIRQAEWLYDHYVDHVIYGVLVSEWKEERNNLKKR, from the coding sequence ATGTTTATTCATAAAATTGACGATGAACTATCCTTAAAGCTTATTGATATAAGAGATAGCGAAAGGATCTTCCATCTAACAGAACAATCACGAGCTTATTTACGCCAATGGCTTCCATGGCTAGATCAAACGACGGAGCTTGAACATACGAAAGGATTTATAAAAGGTTGTGTAACAGCATTTGCTGAAGAAAAAAGTATGAATACAGTTATATTGTATAACGATGAAGCCGTAGGTATTGCAGGATATAACGTTCTTGATTGGAACAATAAAGTGGGTCATATTGGCTATTGGCTTGCAAAAGATTTCCAAGGAAATGGTATTATGACGAGGGTGGCTAAAGCGTTAACAGATTATGCCTTTGATGAATTACGTTTAAATAAAGTTGAAATTAGAGCCGCGGTTAACAATCAAAGAAGCCGTAGTATTCCTGAAAGGTTAGGTTATGTAAAAGAAGGAGAGATAAGACAAGCAGAGTGGTTATATGACCATTATGTTGATCATGTTATTTACGGTGTACTCGTATCAGAATGGAAAGAAGAAAGAAATAATTTGAAGAAGAGATAA
- a CDS encoding polyphosphate polymerase domain-containing protein gives MALEIFSRREQKYLISVHQYEQLVKKMNPYMRYDKFGDEGRYSVTSLYFETPDQKIYYETKNKLNFRQKLRLRIYDDTSIDGDAFFEVKQKYNNVVNKRRMVIPLREAYRYLEKHESDSVLDYQTSNYQVLKEIDHFRKFYNLKPEMVVSYDRHAFHSITNSDLRITFDLNLRCRKNDLRIENGPYGSNFIDANLVVLEVKVTDSVPLWLTRMLQELNCEQRSASKFCTSAELLSNKWLSGSHVNKEKVMIGGM, from the coding sequence GTGGCATTAGAGATATTTAGCCGCAGAGAGCAAAAGTATTTAATTTCAGTGCATCAATACGAGCAATTAGTGAAAAAGATGAATCCGTATATGCGCTACGATAAATTTGGAGATGAAGGTCGTTATAGTGTAACAAGTTTATATTTCGAGACGCCAGATCAAAAAATTTATTATGAAACAAAAAACAAATTAAATTTTCGTCAAAAGCTTAGATTGCGTATTTATGATGATACGTCGATTGATGGCGATGCTTTTTTTGAAGTAAAGCAGAAATATAATAATGTTGTTAATAAAAGGAGGATGGTCATCCCGCTTCGCGAGGCGTATCGCTATTTGGAGAAACATGAGAGTGACTCGGTTTTAGATTATCAAACTTCAAATTATCAAGTATTGAAAGAGATTGATCATTTTCGGAAGTTTTACAATCTAAAACCTGAGATGGTGGTTAGTTATGATCGTCATGCATTTCATTCAATTACCAACTCAGATCTTCGTATTACATTTGACTTGAACTTACGGTGCCGAAAGAATGATCTTCGTATTGAAAATGGTCCATATGGGAGCAATTTCATTGATGCTAATTTAGTTGTACTTGAAGTGAAGGTTACGGATAGTGTACCGCTCTGGTTAACAAGAATGCTACAAGAATTAAATTGTGAACAAAGAAGCGCTTCAAAATTTTGTACGAGTGCGGAGCTATTAAGTAACAAATGGCTGTCCGGTAGTCATGTAAATAAAGAGAAGGTTATGATTGGAGGAATGTAA
- a CDS encoding DUF4956 domain-containing protein, giving the protein MQELNQLFTSGTIEQSSYLMTVFAMMGAAGLSLIVTKVYQLTFSGERYSQSFVHTIIMMSVLVSVVMNVVSNNAGVALGLFAIFSLIRFRSAVTEAIDIAYIFFGLCIGMTCGLFQIELAIILTIFASIVFYLLYKFDYGKGKDTQILKVTVPENLNHENMFDEIFATLTDYHVLRQVETTNLGTMIQYTYAIRSKKEVKDQELLNVIREKNANLKVSLSYFPTAD; this is encoded by the coding sequence ATGCAAGAATTAAATCAACTTTTTACAAGTGGAACCATAGAGCAATCATCTTATCTGATGACCGTTTTTGCAATGATGGGCGCAGCAGGGCTGAGTTTAATCGTAACAAAAGTGTATCAATTAACCTTTTCTGGAGAGCGTTACTCTCAATCATTTGTTCATACAATTATTATGATGAGTGTATTGGTTTCTGTTGTTATGAATGTAGTTAGTAATAATGCAGGAGTGGCATTAGGTCTCTTCGCAATCTTCTCGTTGATTCGTTTTCGAAGTGCGGTAACAGAAGCGATTGATATTGCTTATATTTTCTTTGGACTTTGTATCGGTATGACATGTGGATTGTTTCAAATTGAGTTGGCGATTATTTTGACGATATTTGCTAGCATTGTTTTTTATTTGCTTTATAAATTTGATTATGGCAAGGGCAAGGATACACAAATTTTAAAAGTGACCGTTCCTGAAAACCTAAATCATGAGAATATGTTTGATGAGATATTTGCTACACTAACCGATTACCATGTTTTGAGGCAAGTGGAGACGACCAATCTTGGTACAATGATTCAATATACGTATGCAATTAGAAGCAAAAAAGAAGTAAAGGACCAAGAGTTATTGAATGTGATTAGAGAAAAAAATGCAAACTTAAAGGTATCCTTGTCTTATTTTCCAACAGCAGATTAG
- a CDS encoding winged helix-turn-helix domain-containing protein produces the protein MTIELNEAEFLVTVENESVQLLRKEFLLFAYLYRHKEKTFTREQLLDAVWRLESPSDRTVDDHIYRLRKKLNRWCNLFRIETKKGYGYCLKIVEVPEKSNPLMNNREFIEQTNKLFRLYYMYGQGKAIETLISSPSLAVPLDPKQQLLSMIIKGEYKKILESEHLSELDKVYIYIDLYVHLEGNLDDSIAVTKKVLATMKLESDLLDELMYISLPIQYLLNNQMDEATEQIELAKKKVNTPDNGFYPIVLMIEFMLYLRRRQLVVAKKKIEEVEQLLIERPYQRELGMASILRGLLLFAEGNAKEAKENVNVGLEIVQGTKNEYYFLFCYTVIISFLNVYQVEQVHVRFYQALQQSYFKRHHLDELKPIVVRKISHLLTARA, from the coding sequence TTGACTATTGAGTTAAATGAGGCAGAATTCTTAGTAACGGTTGAGAATGAAAGTGTTCAATTGCTAAGAAAAGAGTTTTTGCTTTTTGCTTACCTTTATCGGCATAAAGAAAAAACGTTCACACGCGAGCAGCTTCTTGATGCTGTTTGGCGATTAGAATCTCCTAGTGACCGGACAGTAGATGATCATATTTACCGTCTTCGGAAAAAACTCAACCGTTGGTGCAACCTTTTTCGAATTGAAACGAAAAAAGGTTATGGGTACTGCTTGAAGATAGTTGAAGTTCCAGAAAAGTCTAATCCCCTTATGAACAATAGAGAATTTATTGAACAGACGAATAAATTATTTCGTCTGTATTACATGTATGGACAAGGAAAAGCAATTGAGACATTGATATCTTCTCCTTCCCTTGCCGTTCCTCTTGATCCTAAGCAACAATTGCTATCAATGATCATAAAAGGAGAATATAAAAAAATTCTAGAGTCAGAGCATTTGTCCGAACTGGATAAAGTTTATATTTATATTGATCTATATGTCCATCTTGAGGGGAACTTAGATGACTCAATTGCTGTTACGAAAAAAGTATTAGCAACAATGAAACTAGAATCTGACTTACTAGATGAATTGATGTATATCAGTTTACCTATTCAATATTTACTAAATAATCAGATGGACGAAGCGACAGAACAGATTGAGCTGGCCAAAAAAAAAGTGAACACGCCAGACAATGGATTTTACCCAATTGTATTAATGATTGAGTTCATGTTGTACTTACGTAGAAGACAGTTGGTAGTAGCTAAAAAGAAAATCGAAGAAGTGGAGCAATTGTTGATCGAGCGACCTTATCAACGTGAACTTGGAATGGCATCGATCTTGAGAGGCTTGCTTCTCTTTGCGGAAGGAAATGCAAAGGAAGCGAAAGAAAACGTGAATGTTGGATTAGAGATCGTTCAAGGAACAAAAAATGAATATTACTTTTTATTTTGTTATACAGTCATTATTTCTTTTTTAAACGTATATCAAGTTGAACAAGTACATGTCCGATTTTATCAAGCTCTCCAACAAAGTTATTTCAAAAGACATCACTTAGATGAGCTAAAGCCAATAGTCGTGAGAAAGATATCTCACTTATTGACAGCGCGGGCTTAG
- a CDS encoding SIR2 family NAD-dependent protein deacylase, whose protein sequence is MKNWETVMQLVGDGESGRIEILRGQSEDNEWVFKTKEREEAKQYPNFLEAFKSLRTVWNHVTPSFLNSLYREQVWDELTNEGLTKENLKPWAKSCLPEMFQVAEYIKASSKTVVFTGAGMSTESGIPDFRSRSGWWKQVDPRTVATIEALEQDYPLFHEFYSMRMRSLQKIKPHDGHNILAEWEKRGLVHLVATQNVDGLHQEAGSQHVEELHGSIKQLKCQQCEKEATTDEFLEGKPCSHCGGKLRTCVVLFGEALPQQAWKQSFETIKEADVVIVIGTSLEVYPAGELPFLSNGKTILINLEEVENDFDVTITGKAKETLQRINELLVIVE, encoded by the coding sequence ATGAAGAACTGGGAAACCGTTATGCAGTTGGTAGGAGATGGAGAAAGCGGAAGGATCGAGATTCTAAGAGGTCAAAGTGAAGATAATGAGTGGGTGTTTAAAACAAAGGAACGTGAAGAGGCAAAGCAGTATCCTAATTTCCTTGAGGCATTTAAAAGCCTTCGTACTGTTTGGAATCACGTAACACCTTCCTTTCTCAATTCTTTATATAGAGAGCAAGTATGGGATGAGTTGACAAATGAGGGTCTTACTAAAGAAAACCTCAAGCCATGGGCAAAGAGTTGTCTTCCTGAAATGTTTCAAGTTGCCGAATACATAAAAGCCTCATCTAAAACAGTAGTTTTTACGGGAGCTGGTATGTCAACGGAAAGTGGCATTCCTGATTTTCGATCTCGTTCTGGTTGGTGGAAACAAGTAGATCCTAGAACAGTTGCCACGATAGAAGCCCTTGAGCAAGATTATCCTCTGTTTCATGAATTTTATAGCATGCGAATGAGATCCTTACAAAAGATTAAACCGCATGATGGTCATAATATTCTAGCGGAGTGGGAGAAGAGGGGCCTAGTCCACCTTGTGGCAACTCAAAACGTTGATGGACTTCACCAGGAAGCAGGAAGTCAGCATGTTGAAGAACTGCACGGCTCTATAAAGCAATTGAAGTGTCAACAATGTGAAAAGGAAGCTACAACCGATGAATTTCTAGAGGGTAAACCATGTTCGCATTGCGGCGGAAAGTTGCGAACGTGCGTGGTACTTTTTGGTGAGGCGTTACCTCAACAAGCATGGAAGCAATCGTTTGAGACGATTAAGGAAGCTGATGTGGTGATTGTAATCGGAACGAGTCTAGAGGTTTATCCGGCTGGTGAACTTCCATTTCTTTCAAATGGAAAAACCATTCTAATTAATCTTGAAGAAGTCGAGAATGATTTTGATGTGACGATTACTGGGAAAGCAAAAGAGACATTACAAAGAATCAACGAATTGCTCGTAATTGTTGAGTAG
- a CDS encoding MarR family winged helix-turn-helix transcriptional regulator: protein MTLLYGHVTNQLARKFKKKWDEQLSPTGLFSSQWAILYFLFKKGKVTQIEISKYLNVEAPTITRTLNRLEEDGWINRESGKDRRERFVCLTDKAREHYPELLKLAQEIENETIAGISEQELYIFRRVVEQMHENLDRL from the coding sequence ATGACATTGTTATATGGTCATGTTACTAATCAGTTGGCTCGCAAATTTAAGAAAAAGTGGGATGAACAGCTTTCGCCAACTGGTCTGTTTAGTTCACAGTGGGCAATTCTTTACTTTTTATTTAAGAAGGGGAAAGTAACACAGATTGAAATTAGTAAGTATTTGAACGTTGAGGCACCGACGATTACGAGAACGTTGAATCGTCTAGAAGAAGATGGTTGGATAAATAGAGAGTCTGGAAAGGATCGCAGAGAGCGCTTTGTTTGTCTTACGGATAAAGCACGTGAACATTATCCAGAACTATTAAAGCTTGCGCAAGAGATAGAAAATGAAACGATAGCAGGAATTAGTGAACAGGAGCTTTATATTTTCAGACGAGTTGTCGAGCAAATGCATGAGAATTTAGATCGACTTTAA
- a CDS encoding MFS transporter: MANQALWSKDFIFITICNLLVFLGFYYLIVTMPIYTLQELGGTEAEAGFVVTLFLLTAIVIRPFAGRWAEDYGQRIVLFSGLAILVLGSFLYVLVDSIFGLMVVRLFHGIGFGIATTATGAIVANIIPEARRGEGMGYYALSFNIAVVLGPFLGLTAIRDWSMITLFVIVIFCNILAVLFAMLLGKTRTNAAEVEKSVKKRRFEWVEKTAVPIAIVAALFAIIYSSVLSFVPVYAEEIGLLHISSYFFVVYAVAMVISRPFTGRGFDRFGASMIVYPSIAFFAVGMLLLSVSETAFLFLVAAAFIGLGWGTLFPTFQTISVQRTAPNKRGLALASFLSIFDLGIAFGSLIVGIIVAEISLHSFYFYSSFVLLLGMAVYNVVYGRYVMKNMQHQIKRNNRASNL; this comes from the coding sequence ATGGCTAATCAAGCGCTCTGGTCAAAGGATTTTATTTTCATTACAATTTGCAATCTTTTGGTCTTTTTAGGTTTTTATTATTTAATTGTGACTATGCCGATATACACTCTTCAGGAGTTAGGAGGAACTGAAGCAGAAGCAGGATTCGTTGTTACTTTGTTTTTACTTACAGCGATTGTGATTCGCCCTTTTGCCGGAAGGTGGGCTGAAGATTATGGACAACGAATCGTCTTATTTAGTGGTCTTGCTATTTTGGTTTTAGGGTCATTCTTGTATGTACTTGTCGATTCAATTTTTGGATTAATGGTTGTTAGGTTATTTCACGGAATTGGGTTCGGAATTGCGACTACGGCAACAGGAGCCATTGTAGCTAATATCATCCCTGAAGCGAGAAGAGGAGAAGGAATGGGCTACTATGCATTATCATTTAATATTGCCGTTGTTTTAGGTCCATTTTTAGGATTAACAGCGATTCGTGACTGGAGCATGATTACGTTATTTGTAATCGTTATTTTTTGCAATATACTTGCTGTGTTGTTTGCGATGCTTCTTGGCAAGACTAGAACCAATGCCGCTGAAGTGGAGAAGAGCGTGAAAAAACGTAGATTTGAATGGGTGGAAAAAACAGCTGTTCCTATAGCAATAGTAGCTGCTTTATTTGCGATCATATATTCATCGGTATTATCATTTGTTCCGGTATATGCTGAGGAAATTGGACTATTGCATATTTCAAGTTACTTTTTTGTTGTTTATGCTGTTGCGATGGTTATCTCTAGACCATTTACTGGCAGGGGATTTGACCGCTTTGGTGCAAGTATGATTGTCTATCCCTCCATTGCTTTTTTTGCTGTAGGGATGTTGCTCTTAAGTGTTTCAGAGACTGCATTTCTGTTCTTAGTAGCTGCTGCTTTTATCGGATTAGGGTGGGGGACTCTGTTTCCAACTTTTCAAACAATTTCTGTTCAAAGAACGGCTCCTAATAAGCGGGGGTTGGCCCTCGCATCATTTTTGTCCATTTTTGATCTTGGTATTGCGTTTGGATCGCTTATCGTAGGGATCATCGTTGCAGAGATAAGCTTACATTCCTTTTATTTCTATTCATCCTTTGTCCTTTTATTAGGAATGGCGGTGTATAATGTAGTTTATGGAAGATATGTAATGAAGAACATGCAGCATCAAATAAAGAGAAACAATCGTGCCAGTAATCTTTAA
- a CDS encoding DUF1904 family protein produces MPFVRFRGFEKQDLEQLSPYLVEEFATIAEIPMEIVKVELLHAEQLTNNPPLVEISMFQRDQSTHDAIAAMIYRLVNNYGYKNAHIFFVILQPGLYYKEGVALNEIPKVVYSKS; encoded by the coding sequence ATGCCATTTGTAAGGTTTAGAGGCTTTGAAAAACAAGACCTCGAACAACTTAGTCCTTATCTTGTTGAAGAATTTGCAACTATTGCTGAAATTCCGATGGAAATAGTAAAAGTAGAACTCCTTCATGCGGAACAGTTAACAAATAACCCGCCTCTTGTTGAAATTTCAATGTTTCAAAGAGATCAGAGTACCCATGATGCTATAGCAGCAATGATATATAGATTGGTAAATAACTATGGTTATAAAAATGCACATATCTTTTTTGTCATTTTACAGCCTGGACTTTACTATAAAGAAGGGGTCGCTTTAAACGAAATCCCCAAAGTTGTTTATTCTAAAAGTTAG
- a CDS encoding toprim domain-containing protein: protein MEEKVLIVEGTSDRKRVKKVLVEPVEIICTYGTLSDEKLENLIYPIEDKDVYVFVDADDAGKSLRKQLKRELPNATHLYTLSEYGQVETTPYDYLAQVLRAYFQVRERV from the coding sequence ATGGAGGAGAAAGTGTTAATTGTAGAAGGAACAAGTGACCGCAAGCGTGTAAAAAAAGTACTTGTTGAGCCTGTAGAAATTATTTGCACATATGGAACCTTGAGTGATGAAAAATTAGAAAACTTAATCTATCCGATTGAAGATAAAGATGTATATGTGTTTGTTGATGCTGATGATGCTGGAAAGAGTTTAAGAAAACAGTTGAAAAGGGAGTTACCTAATGCGACTCATCTTTATACCTTGAGTGAATATGGACAGGTTGAAACAACTCCATATGATTATTTAGCTCAAGTACTGCGAGCCTATTTTCAGGTAAGGGAGCGTGTTTAA